A window from Microbacterium ginsengiterrae encodes these proteins:
- a CDS encoding alpha/beta fold hydrolase, with protein sequence MVTLDHVLQRPTANIAYRDSGLGSPTVVFIHGAGLDHAMFDDQADPLAAAGARVVQWDLRAHGQSTLAAGTRFTAEDALDDLAALLDETQASDPVLVGHSLGGNIAQAFVRTHPNQTSSVVIVDSAWNTGPLSATSRFLLGLAAPSLALIPARNLPGLMAKASAVTPAAIERATETFGRMPKKTFLDVWRATSSFIAPDPAYRSPIPIGLMRGSDDQTGNISQAMGTWAAAEGVAEHVVADAGHIVTWDAPAQSTATLLEILGQWHPQLVSGEG encoded by the coding sequence ATGGTGACACTCGACCACGTGCTGCAGCGCCCGACCGCGAATATCGCGTACCGCGATTCCGGTCTGGGTTCGCCGACGGTCGTCTTCATCCATGGTGCGGGTCTCGATCACGCGATGTTCGACGATCAAGCCGACCCGCTCGCGGCCGCCGGTGCACGTGTTGTGCAGTGGGATCTTCGCGCGCACGGGCAGTCGACACTCGCGGCGGGTACGCGATTCACGGCCGAAGATGCGCTCGACGATCTTGCGGCGTTGCTCGATGAAACGCAGGCATCCGATCCCGTTCTCGTCGGCCACTCGCTCGGCGGCAACATCGCACAAGCATTCGTTCGGACGCATCCGAACCAAACGAGCAGCGTCGTGATCGTTGACTCAGCGTGGAACACCGGACCGCTTTCGGCCACGTCGCGATTCTTGCTCGGGCTTGCAGCACCCTCGCTCGCACTCATTCCGGCGCGTAATTTGCCGGGTCTCATGGCGAAGGCATCGGCTGTGACTCCGGCGGCGATTGAGCGAGCAACGGAGACTTTTGGTCGAATGCCCAAGAAGACATTCCTCGACGTGTGGCGCGCGACTTCGTCGTTCATCGCACCCGACCCTGCGTATCGCTCGCCCATCCCGATCGGGCTCATGCGCGGCAGCGACGATCAGACGGGCAATATTTCGCAGGCAATGGGCACATGGGCTGCGGCAGAGGGCGTCGCAGAGCACGTCGTTGCGGATGCCGGGCATATCGTCACGTGGGACGCGCCCGCCCAGAGCACGGCGACCCTCCTCGAGATTCTTGGGCAGTGGCATCCGCAGCTCGTGAGCGGCGAGGGGTGA
- a CDS encoding EamA family transporter, with the protein MSTLERTRTEATPRIRIGWVLLTAFAPIVWGTTYIVTTTLLPPGHPMFAAMMRSLPAGLIALLISRQLPHGVWVLRSFVLGVLNMGAFFPLLFVAAQNLPGGVAATLGASQPIMVAFLTVGILHQRLSGLSLLWGVIGVVGVGLVVLGPGAGMNAVGVAAGLAGAASMAVGVTLAKKWGRPPGASAIAFAGWQLTAAGLMLLLPALLIDGVPTIDAKAWLGYAWLGIVGALLAYSLWFAGIRQLPVTATALLGLLSPLVAALLGAVLAGESLTPIQLVGFGLALAAMVAGQLTAKPASLPPPKGSP; encoded by the coding sequence ATGAGCACGCTCGAGCGCACGCGGACCGAGGCAACCCCGCGAATCCGAATCGGATGGGTTTTGCTCACTGCCTTCGCGCCAATCGTGTGGGGTACGACCTATATCGTCACGACGACGCTCTTGCCGCCTGGGCATCCGATGTTTGCCGCCATGATGCGTTCGCTGCCCGCGGGCCTCATTGCGCTGTTGATCTCACGCCAGCTGCCGCACGGAGTATGGGTGCTGCGCAGCTTCGTGCTCGGGGTGCTCAACATGGGGGCGTTTTTCCCGCTGCTGTTCGTGGCGGCGCAGAACCTCCCGGGCGGTGTTGCCGCCACGCTCGGCGCGAGCCAACCCATCATGGTCGCCTTCCTCACGGTGGGCATTCTGCACCAACGACTCTCGGGGCTCAGCCTGCTGTGGGGCGTCATCGGAGTCGTCGGTGTGGGGCTTGTCGTCCTGGGGCCGGGCGCGGGAATGAACGCTGTCGGCGTTGCCGCCGGGCTAGCGGGCGCAGCATCGATGGCTGTTGGTGTCACGCTCGCGAAGAAGTGGGGGCGCCCACCGGGAGCATCCGCCATTGCGTTTGCCGGGTGGCAGCTCACAGCCGCCGGCCTCATGCTGCTCCTCCCCGCACTGCTGATCGACGGCGTGCCGACAATCGACGCGAAAGCCTGGCTCGGGTACGCATGGCTCGGCATTGTTGGCGCCTTGCTTGCGTATTCGCTGTGGTTCGCGGGCATTCGCCAACTTCCCGTGACCGCGACCGCCCTGCTCGGTTTGCTCTCACCCCTTGTCGCTGCGCTCTTGGGTGCTGTGCTGGCAGGCGAGTCGCTCACACCCATCCAGCTCGTGGGGTTCGGACTCGCGCTCGCGGCAATGGTCGCCGGCCAACTCACTGCGAAACCAGCCAGTCTTCCGCCCCCGAAAGGATCACCATGA
- a CDS encoding LysE family translocator has translation MPEASAVLGIAIVAFGMALTPGPNMIYLVSRTLSQGTLAGFVSLCGTALGFAIYMTAANLGLAVVFTLVPWLYTIIRIAGALYLLYLAWTVLRGSAGLFEPAQIPRDSKRRLFGMGLATNLLNPKAVILYAALIPQFIDPARGNVVVQGFVLGGVQIAASIVVNSAFILSAGSIALLLQRRPRWAVWQRRVVGGALAGIGIHLLLDSHAPVSAGAAS, from the coding sequence ATGCCCGAAGCATCCGCAGTTCTTGGCATCGCGATCGTGGCGTTCGGCATGGCGCTGACGCCGGGGCCCAACATGATCTACCTGGTGTCGCGCACACTCTCGCAAGGAACGCTCGCAGGGTTCGTCTCGCTCTGCGGCACTGCGCTGGGTTTCGCCATCTACATGACAGCGGCGAACCTTGGCCTCGCGGTTGTCTTCACGCTGGTGCCGTGGCTGTACACAATCATCAGGATTGCCGGTGCGCTCTACCTGCTGTATCTGGCGTGGACCGTGCTTCGCGGCAGCGCAGGGCTCTTCGAACCCGCACAGATTCCGCGCGACTCGAAGCGTCGCCTCTTCGGCATGGGGCTCGCAACCAACCTGCTCAACCCCAAAGCTGTCATCTTGTACGCGGCCCTCATCCCGCAGTTCATCGACCCGGCGCGGGGCAATGTTGTCGTGCAGGGCTTCGTGCTCGGGGGCGTCCAGATCGCGGCCAGCATTGTCGTCAATAGTGCGTTCATCTTGAGCGCCGGCTCGATCGCGCTCCTGTTGCAACGTCGACCGCGTTGGGCCGTGTGGCAACGTCGCGTGGTCGGCGGGGCACTCGCAGGAATCGGCATACATCTGCTGCTCGATTCACACGCTCCCGTGAGTGCGGGGGCGGCCTCATGA
- a CDS encoding MFS transporter, with the protein MTDSTPVQTGTGTWRELLTGRNAPIALVLAGGVLIEASNVYLTTSLLPTIVGEIGGMELYAWTMTAFLLASIVTSMLVSRVLMRWGATGAYLIALGTFALGSLICAASPTMPVLLTGRAVQGLGGGLLAGLGYVMLQRALPERLWARGAALVSAMWGVGNILGPLVGGLFAQFGAWRLNFICLAGAAVLLSFVAMKALPRTERGRSEEVVPWVSLGLVGSGVIAIAIASVLPVGLGTVLAFAAGVVLALLFIAYEKRSTKGILPRIAFDPRSPLAAVYLTVAVFAFAIGTEAFVPLFGQEIGLMGPLVAGLLGAALSFGWSIVQVFSANVSSAAAQRSLIVVGPVVVGLGLAAYGALQLNGPSVTVLVLWFVTLFCAGSGIGLAFPHLTVAALGSTTDEDEGAKAAAAINTVLIIAQAFSATLAGMIVNFALPDMVHAARTLMFTFAVIAIAGTIFSRRAGRGIEA; encoded by the coding sequence ATGACCGACAGCACACCAGTACAGACCGGCACGGGAACATGGCGCGAACTGCTCACAGGGCGCAACGCGCCCATCGCTCTCGTGCTCGCCGGTGGCGTGCTCATCGAGGCGAGCAACGTCTACCTCACCACGAGCCTCCTGCCCACGATCGTCGGCGAGATCGGTGGAATGGAACTCTACGCATGGACCATGACGGCGTTCCTCTTGGCCTCGATCGTCACCTCAATGCTCGTCAGTCGCGTACTCATGCGCTGGGGCGCGACCGGCGCGTATCTCATCGCGCTCGGCACATTCGCGCTCGGCTCGCTCATCTGTGCTGCGAGCCCGACAATGCCGGTGCTTCTGACAGGTCGTGCTGTGCAGGGTCTCGGGGGCGGGCTCCTTGCCGGGCTCGGCTACGTCATGCTGCAGCGCGCGCTCCCCGAACGGCTCTGGGCGCGTGGCGCAGCGCTCGTCTCTGCGATGTGGGGTGTCGGAAACATCCTCGGCCCACTCGTTGGCGGGCTGTTCGCACAGTTCGGTGCCTGGCGGCTCAACTTCATCTGCCTCGCCGGCGCCGCAGTTTTGCTGAGCTTCGTCGCTATGAAGGCGCTTCCGCGCACCGAGCGTGGTCGCTCCGAGGAGGTCGTGCCGTGGGTTTCGCTCGGCCTCGTCGGCAGCGGTGTCATCGCGATCGCGATTGCGAGCGTTCTGCCGGTTGGCCTGGGCACCGTGCTCGCTTTCGCAGCGGGCGTCGTCCTTGCTCTGCTCTTCATCGCCTACGAGAAGCGCAGCACGAAAGGCATTCTGCCGCGGATCGCATTCGACCCCCGTTCACCGCTGGCCGCGGTGTACCTGACCGTCGCCGTTTTCGCCTTCGCGATCGGGACGGAGGCCTTCGTGCCACTCTTCGGGCAAGAGATCGGGCTCATGGGCCCGCTCGTTGCCGGGCTGCTCGGTGCGGCGCTCTCGTTCGGATGGTCGATCGTGCAGGTGTTCTCAGCCAACGTTTCGAGTGCAGCGGCCCAACGGTCACTCATTGTCGTCGGCCCTGTTGTCGTCGGGCTGGGGCTCGCCGCCTACGGGGCACTGCAACTCAATGGGCCATCTGTGACCGTGCTCGTGTTGTGGTTCGTGACGCTCTTCTGTGCAGGCAGCGGTATCGGCCTGGCATTCCCGCACCTCACGGTCGCCGCGCTCGGCAGCACAACGGATGAGGACGAAGGCGCGAAAGCGGCCGCCGCGATCAACACCGTGCTCATCATCGCGCAGGCGTTCAGCGCGACCCTAGCGGGCATGATCGTGAACTTCGCCCTGCCCGACATGGTGCATGCGGCCCGCACGCTCATGTTCACGTTCGCCGTCATCGCGATTGCGGGCACGATCTTCTCACGCCGCGCGGGCCGCGGGATCGAGGCCTGA
- the soxR gene encoding redox-sensitive transcriptional activator SoxR produces METFVEPEDLLAIGEVSRRTGVPVSALHFYEQLGLICSTRTAGNQRRYRRHMIRRISLIVVAKRLGISLDQVGEVFTTLPLDDTPTQADWKRVAKLWREEIAARRKQLENLQRELTGCIGCGCLSLNACRLLNADDELAAEGPGPRRI; encoded by the coding sequence GTGGAGACGTTCGTGGAACCTGAAGACCTGCTCGCCATCGGCGAGGTCTCACGCCGCACAGGCGTGCCCGTCTCAGCCCTGCACTTCTACGAGCAGCTCGGACTCATCTGCTCAACCCGAACAGCAGGAAACCAGAGACGCTACCGCCGCCACATGATCCGCCGCATCTCGTTGATCGTCGTCGCAAAGCGCCTCGGGATCTCACTCGACCAGGTCGGCGAAGTCTTCACAACACTCCCACTCGACGACACGCCAACGCAGGCCGACTGGAAGCGCGTCGCCAAACTCTGGCGCGAGGAAATCGCCGCACGCCGCAAGCAACTCGAAAACCTACAGCGCGAACTGACCGGGTGCATCGGCTGCGGCTGCCTCTCCCTCAACGCATGCCGACTCCTCAACGCTGACGACGAACTCGCCGCTGAGGGCCCTGGCCCCCGACGCATCTAG
- a CDS encoding alpha/beta fold hydrolase produces MMPREIPLSDPVPVVVDGTTIATRVLEPAGPVSGEVVLCHGTPWSSRVWDRVARDLGRHSRVFLWDMPGYGGSASGPPVAVDLRSQARRFAGLCEAWGLQRPHAVAHDIGGAVALGAHLLHGIEYADLFLWDAVVLDPWGSSFFRLVAEHADVFARLPPELHAALVREYIAGAIRQPVPAEDVDALVRPWLGGGQAAFYRQIAALDPADTRPVASRLGEVRCPTRIGWGSDDPWIPIRQAYELRSRLPGLPEVVELAGVGHLAPLESPDAVSAALGEWLAGSPRRG; encoded by the coding sequence ATGATGCCACGCGAGATCCCGCTGTCCGATCCGGTGCCCGTCGTCGTCGACGGGACGACGATCGCCACCCGCGTCCTCGAACCGGCCGGGCCCGTGAGCGGCGAGGTCGTCCTCTGCCACGGGACCCCCTGGTCCTCGCGGGTGTGGGACCGGGTGGCGCGCGATCTCGGCCGGCACTCCCGCGTGTTCCTCTGGGACATGCCGGGGTACGGCGGGTCCGCGAGCGGGCCGCCAGTGGCGGTGGACCTGCGGTCGCAGGCACGGCGGTTCGCCGGGCTCTGCGAGGCATGGGGGCTGCAGCGGCCGCACGCCGTCGCGCACGACATCGGCGGCGCGGTGGCTCTCGGGGCGCACCTGCTGCACGGCATCGAGTACGCGGACCTGTTCCTCTGGGACGCGGTCGTGCTCGACCCCTGGGGCTCCTCCTTCTTCCGCTTGGTCGCGGAGCACGCCGACGTCTTCGCCCGGCTGCCGCCCGAGCTGCACGCGGCTCTGGTCAGGGAGTACATCGCCGGGGCGATCCGGCAACCGGTGCCGGCCGAGGACGTCGATGCGCTCGTGCGCCCGTGGCTGGGCGGAGGGCAGGCCGCCTTCTACCGGCAGATCGCCGCGCTCGACCCCGCCGACACCCGCCCGGTGGCGAGTCGCCTCGGGGAGGTGCGGTGCCCGACGCGGATCGGCTGGGGCTCCGACGACCCGTGGATCCCGATCCGACAGGCGTACGAGCTCCGGTCCAGGCTCCCGGGGCTCCCGGAGGTGGTCGAACTGGCGGGGGTCGGGCACCTGGCGCCCCTCGAGAGCCCGGACGCGGTCTCCGCCGCTCTGGGGGAGTGGCTCGCCGGATCGCCGCGGCGCGGCTAG
- a CDS encoding MerR family transcriptional regulator → MKIGEAARRTGVAAHVLRHWHASGVVVPDRTASGHREYTEEHLRRAHVVRACQGVGMSLPEIRAVLTRDDASRAEVIGARLLRIRAQRAGLEAAERFLEHVIGCTHDLLTRCEACTEYARTSPHAATGGAPAGRPAADGA, encoded by the coding sequence ATGAAGATCGGCGAGGCCGCGCGACGGACCGGGGTCGCCGCCCACGTGCTCCGGCACTGGCACGCCTCCGGGGTCGTCGTTCCGGATCGGACCGCGTCCGGGCACCGGGAGTACACGGAGGAGCACCTCCGTCGCGCGCACGTCGTGCGGGCCTGCCAGGGCGTCGGCATGAGCCTGCCCGAGATCCGGGCGGTGCTCACGCGGGACGATGCCAGCCGGGCCGAGGTCATCGGGGCGAGGCTGCTCCGCATCCGGGCGCAGCGCGCCGGGCTCGAAGCCGCCGAGCGCTTCCTCGAGCACGTCATCGGCTGCACGCACGACCTCCTCACCCGATGCGAGGCGTGCACGGAGTACGCCCGGACGTCGCCGCACGCGGCGACGGGAGGAGCGCCCGCCGGACGGCCCGCGGCCGACGGCGCCTAG
- a CDS encoding NAD(P)-dependent oxidoreductase, producing MMTKNAVTVLGLGSMGSALASTLIERGYRTTVWNRTPAKADPLAAKGAIVATAAAEAVAASPLTVMSLLDRTAVTEVLNSITHVVAGAVIVNLTSGSPADARHNAEWAREHGAKYIGGALLGDPSYAGTASMKVSLSGDRGVFDAHRSTIEELGTATFYGEDAGLAAVEFMAQVAIGYEFLIGLLHTFQLVHTEGVDVEEFAARAAETMTGYAPLVSMFGAAIASGDYAPDLGDLNVQVALMDDLIDHREAASVDTTRMREVRTLMQRRIADGHGDEGFSSLFELLGSRQTSSENGR from the coding sequence ATGATGACGAAGAATGCTGTGACTGTTCTGGGGCTGGGATCGATGGGCTCTGCGCTCGCGAGCACCTTGATCGAGCGGGGCTACCGCACGACAGTGTGGAACCGCACCCCGGCCAAAGCCGACCCGTTGGCAGCGAAAGGCGCGATCGTTGCAACAGCGGCAGCAGAAGCGGTCGCCGCCAGCCCGCTGACCGTCATGAGTTTACTCGATCGCACTGCCGTAACCGAGGTGCTGAATAGCATCACCCATGTTGTTGCCGGCGCGGTCATCGTCAACCTCACGAGCGGCTCGCCCGCGGATGCGAGGCACAACGCCGAGTGGGCTCGTGAGCACGGGGCAAAGTACATCGGCGGCGCACTGCTCGGCGACCCGTCGTATGCCGGAACCGCATCGATGAAGGTCTCACTCAGTGGTGATCGGGGCGTTTTCGACGCACACCGTTCCACGATCGAAGAACTCGGCACGGCGACCTTCTACGGCGAAGATGCCGGGCTCGCTGCCGTGGAGTTCATGGCTCAGGTAGCAATCGGCTACGAGTTTCTGATCGGCCTGCTGCACACCTTCCAGCTCGTTCACACCGAGGGCGTCGATGTTGAGGAGTTCGCCGCTCGTGCTGCAGAAACGATGACTGGGTACGCGCCACTGGTCTCCATGTTCGGTGCCGCCATCGCGAGCGGCGACTACGCCCCAGACCTCGGCGACCTCAACGTGCAAGTCGCCCTCATGGACGACTTGATCGATCATCGCGAAGCAGCCAGTGTCGACACGACCCGCATGCGCGAGGTGCGAACGCTCATGCAACGCCGAATTGCCGACGGGCACGGCGACGAAGGCTTTTCCAGTTTGTTCGAACTTCTCGGTTCGCGACAGACATCTTCCGAGAACGGGAGGTGA